The genome window AAATACAGCAATGAACTGACAACTGCAACATGAATCGTTTTGGCTGAAATAAACCTATAACAAATGGTTTGAGCAAAAATGTCGAAAAATAGGGAAAAACGATGTAACACGGCTAAATTTAGGCCTACATGAGGCCTTATCTCGCTCAATTAACAACGGAAGGAACATAACTGTTTTGACCTGTTTTTGTTGTGTCAGAAACCATTTTTTTCCCCGGCGgagatattatttgaaaaaaaatgaatagaGAACACATGAAAATTCTAGAGTTTTCACGAGTGTTTAAGTATATCCATCTATAATAAACTTATCCGCTCCCTTACGGCCAAGTTTTACAAAAGATCAATCCTATTTTCATACTTGGTTTACATATTTTTAGAACTTGGATGTCATGATAACAAATGtgctgagcaagtttcataataatTGCGAAAGATGTGACTTAAAATTTTCTCAAGCTTATCCATGTATACGTTTCAAAGTATTTCTTACTAACCATATGGAATCAGTTGAAAGGTCTCATGCCAAGCTGTACCAATGCCGTTGCTAACAACCACTCTGTAGCTTCCATAATCATGCtgtttaacattaaatattgTAAGGTTGGAGACCAGACCACTAGACAATATGACGCAGCCAATGCCATTGACCATATCCGTACATGAACTCGCACAGTTTTGCCATGTGTAGTGTGGTTCTGGATAAGCAAGTGCGTGAAAAGACATGGTCGTATTTACAGATTGTGCACTACTGacattgttttgaattttaatgtAAGGAGACTTTCTGGAAgaacctgaaaataaataaagatatgaTGGGTATATTCCTTACAATATTTTgcgtttgtgtttattttattaacatacatGAACATATCTTGAAGGTGATTCTAAATACGTATTGTGCCTCAAGTAATGCAATCGGCTTACAACACAGTGGCTCACTTTGCGAAGTGATTATTAAATAAGTAGTTCACTAACACATTGCACGCAAATCAATCTGTGTTGATGTACtaacaaaataaatgcaaaccAATCAGTGTCAGTATATGGTACGCTGTATTGGTAATATCCCgtattgtgtaatattatacTCAGATAATTCAAGATCAATCATATGTTTTAACATCTGGCTTAATGTATGCCCcataaaattgtaataatgttCTTACACAGGACTCGCACGTCAATCTGTTTCCGAGGTGAACCAGGATACTCGTTTTTTCCCGTACAGATGTGAACGCCTGTGTCTTCACATCTCCCATAAATTGTGTATGAGATTGAATTTGTATTAGCCTTCTCTTGTTTTAACTCTGCGTCCTTTCTAATACTAATGGTTGAACCCGGGTTGCTCTCAAGGATACAGGTCATATTAACGGGTTCGTTTTCTGTCAAATTAATATGAGTTTCACCAGGGAACTTGTCAGTTGAGAATACCATTTTCTCTGCACCAACTACAATGATACAGATTCAATTAAAAtcattagatataaaatggcaattaTAATGTGTTGTACTTACAATGCTACAGACAAAATATATGATTATGCTTCAATATACAAATATACTATTTCGTAAGATAATTGTATGATTTCTTTCAGCGTTCAATACATAGTTCTTATTCATACTCTGAAATAAATGTGTCAAGTCTATATTCAATACAAACTTACAGAAAACTTCTAAATGGAAGAAACCAGCATGACTCCCTATCTGTACACCTGGCTCAGCAGTCAGGTTGAGAACATTGGAAGCCTCGCACGTGTATATGCCATCATCTTCACGGAGTATTTTAGTAAGGTTTAAAGTGATTCCGTTCCATGTCCTACCAGACTCTTTATGAGTCCATAAAAATGTTGTATCGGGTGGGTTACCAGGTGTGTAAGGACAATCATATTGAAATGCAGTTCCTTTCACTGTCTGCTGATCACTCATTGAGCTCACTCTTGGACGATCTACAAAAGGGTGGTTTAATTACAAATACGTGAATGATTATAGAGTAGCATCAGGTATCGTAGTAATGGCCCCTTAAAGTAGTaacaatgcatatatatatatatatatatatatatatatatatatatatatatatatatatatatatatatatatatatagatatatatatatatatatatatatatatatatatatatatatatatatatatatataaagtcatTAAAGGGcattcaataaaacaataccgtcGTTAACTTGATGTAACAATTATAGCATTAAAAGTTAACACACCACAATTTAAGTAATACACACCCAAATATGTTGGTTATGGTTAttagtttaaaatgtatacatgtttttgttttattttgttagaaATGAACATGTCATAATCTATATCTTTTCAAATGAAGCGGCTTTTATCACTCATTGATTTTTACCGAAATGCTTCTAAAACCAAAATATCATATAGTTAAACGCGAACTTaataaaacagcaaaatattAACCCATGAAgcaaataaggaaaaaaagtatttataccTTTATATCATGTCAATTTCCAACCATCATATAAACATGAATCTTAGTATTTTAAAGACGGTTAAATATGAATACATTACAGAGCACATCCACATTCACTGATGACTGGTTATATCTGATCACAGTGCCTTCAAATGTTGTCACCATCCTGTTCTCGGCAAAGCAAGTTATTTGTTTTGAGACATCTCTTGTAACGTTTCCAAATCTGAGAGTAGATGAAGAGAACCCCGGTGTAGACCAAGTGTATGAGGCATCGGGAATGCTAACGGAGTCACAGGTGAGACAGAACGAATCCCCTTCAATGATCCTCATTGTGTAAACAGATGAATACGACCGTGTGTTGTTGCAGTGAGGTTGATAGGTGATGGTTGGTGCAGCAGGAGGAACTGAAAACAAAACTTTTGCAATCTCACTAAATGATGTGTTGTAACTTATGTACCGATTAACTATTGGTCTTTAATAGACAATGATTATATTTGATTAAGAATCAACATTGGGGAGTCAAAACATGTCAACATACAGTCGAAATGTAATAAATCGACTTGCAATACAGTGTACTGGCCGGGAAGCATTACCTTAAAATGGCCGGATACTGTGAAATAAGATGCCAGTCCTGTCCAGtttccttatttcttatttatttaataaaaaaaaaggcTGTCTTGCGAATCggcaatacaattaaaataagttttttaaaaaATGATTTGTATTGCTCTTTCGTTAAATTAACAAAAACTAGCTTTTCACACTTTACCGAGTATGGGAACGTCTGCCATAAGCAGGCATTTGTTTGACATTAGTAGTTCATTGTCAACTGAGATGCATAACAACTCGCCTATTAATTAATCCTTACACTATATCATTATGATATTGAGAATACTTAGTTATTATTGAATACATAAACGTTTTATTTATCGAGGTTTGGAAAGTATGAACCACGAGCGGTTGAAAGTTTAAGAAAGCGATAGAAGCAATCTAGATTATACGACCTGGTCACTATTTTCGTATATGAATCACGCGTGCTGTGGACCACACGCGCTTGACATTAACCAAATGAAGTTAACGCCTTGGGAAACACGCATACAATGGGCATTTTACGGTAGCGACTCTAGTTCATATACAATTCCGAACTGCCTGGCTGGTAACTTATAAAtcacaagtgtttttttttattgaattgtgCGTATCATTTAACAAGAAAAACACAATTACGTAAAACAGTTATGTAATGTTAATACAGGCAGGTCCTCGATGTGTTAACACTGAACATTACCACATGTCGTATACAAGGCTTCAAAATCTAAaagattaaacaatatttaagatGAGATATTGCTAACAATTCCATACGTCCCTGAAACATTTGTTCTATCAGGTTTCTTCAGTATATAGAGCACATTTATAAGACTAGGTACTGTCGCAAATGATAAATTGATATAAATACATACCCCATACAATTATGGTTAATGTCTGGGTCTGATTTCCTGACCTTGACTCTCCATATCTGATGCCAGATGATCCAAATGTTTCAACCATATTGTTCTGTGCAGTACATGTCCTTGTTGTGTTTCCAGTAATTTTGGCAATGTTGAGCTCTTGAGATGCTGGGTTTTGGAATGACCAGGAGTAGATTGACACCGGAGGATTTGCCTGAGATACGCAGAGGACTGGAAAACCTTCACCTCGCACAATTAACAGCTTGCTATTTTCAATGCGAGTTCCGCTCAAATTGGCGTAGTGGAAAACTGGAGTTGTTGGTGGGTCTGAGGACGTGAATATTTGCATGCACTTTATATAGGTACTATATTTTAGATGTTAGTATTCAAGTGAGATCAGATGGAAGTGTTCAGTTCTTTTGGTACAAGAGTTTAAAATGAGGGCATCTGGAACAATTCGCTCACTGGGTACCTTAAGGAAATTACTGTTCTGAGCAGGTAATATTAACATGATTTCGTAACAGACTTACATTTCTATCTATTCCAACGACTGAACGccagttttgaaaaaaacacaatcattttcaaaaccttaaaaGATACCATAACACAATGTTTTGTCGCTCTGATGAGGTTTAAATTTGAGTGTGTAAAAACAGTACCTTAAAGAAAGCTCAAATGAATTAACCATAGCCACAAAAGGACACAGCCCAGCGTCATAATTTTCAATGgaaagcaagtttcatgaatatgctttaacatttttttcttcgaAACAGTTAAAAAACTGTTTCTTTAGTTTGACTCAGTTACCTTGTTTTGAACCAAGAAGATGCAGTGAACAACTCGGTCGAGATATACGTGTTAAACATTTTCTGAATCATTGAGATTTGACAATACAAATGGCATCTCGAGTGCCCGAAAACTTTTTCTTTGTTAGGGTAAATTCTATTTTGACCGCTTaaaacccagtttcaaactcgccCGATCGATACTTGAGTAACAATTCTGCTCTAGTTATGAATGGGCAATACATGTCAGAGTGGTctcaagctttttctttaatttgaccttatGACAAAGTCTTGAACGAAACTCTGAAAAAAGGTTCTGACTACGTTAAAGGAAGATTGGGCAAGAAATGTTGCGTCtagacttttcttttttttaaactttatctaGTGACCATTATGTTGAAGCCGCAGGAAACGGTTTCAAAATCAGCCGaaatatgaaacatattat of Dreissena polymorpha isolate Duluth1 chromosome 15, UMN_Dpol_1.0, whole genome shotgun sequence contains these proteins:
- the LOC127859757 gene encoding hemicentin-2-like: MTCACISARLYVCTIGRIQDGDHGDSYRCDAFNGFSGFRGSSNTLQINILVRVSSVTLTPDLFNLTVIDGINTQILCKTSIGRPAPTVNWYKVSSAPGAPPVEITSQISSISNETDQPTVPTFRIGNSTVSGKVKIINGNSKTISCSSQSNPAPIYTWTPGGTTNNADLVLSNLQHPSGNKQYICTVENTMQSTGDTYVVGQANATVAVEVLYPPTTPVFHYANLSGTRIENSKLLIVRGEGFPVLCVSQANPPVSIYSWSFQNPASQELNIAKITGNTTRTCTAQNNMVETFGSSGIRYGESRSGNQTQTLTIIVWVPPAAPTITYQPHCNNTRSYSSVYTMRIIEGDSFCLTCDSVSIPDASYTWSTPGFSSSTLRFGNVTRDVSKQITCFAENRMVTTFEGTVIRYNQSSVNVDVLYRPRVSSMSDQQTVKGTAFQYDCPYTPGNPPDTTFLWTHKESGRTWNGITLNLTKILREDDGIYTCEASNVLNLTAEPGVQIGSHAGFFHLEVFFGAEKMVFSTDKFPGETHINLTENEPVNMTCILESNPGSTISIRKDAELKQEKANTNSISYTIYGRCEDTGVHICTGKNEYPGSPRKQIDVRVLCSSRKSPYIKIQNNVSSAQSVNTTMSFHALAYPEPHYTWQNCASSCTDMVNGIGCVILSSGLVSNLTIFNVKQHDYGSYRVVVSNGIGTAWHETFQLIPYG